One stretch of Equus przewalskii isolate Varuska chromosome 9, EquPr2, whole genome shotgun sequence DNA includes these proteins:
- the SCN1B gene encoding sodium channel regulatory subunit beta-1: MGTLLAFVVGAALVSSAWAGCVEVDSETEAVYGMTFKILCISCKRRSETTAETFTEWTFRQKGTQEFVKILRYENEVLQLEEDERFEGRVVWNGSRGTKDLQDLSIFITNVTYNHSGDYQCHVYRLLFFDNYEHNTSVVKKIHLEVVDKANRDMASIVSEIMMYVLIVVLTIWLVAEMVYCYKKIAAATEAAAQENASEYLAITSESKENCTGVQVAE, translated from the exons ATGGGGACGCTGCTGGCCTTCGTGGTCGGCGCGGCACTGG TGTCGTCAGCCTGGGCGGGCTGTGTGGAGGTGGACTCGGAGACCGAGGCCGTGTACGGGATGACCTTCAAGATTCTGTGCATCTCCTGCAAGCGGCGCAGCGAGACCACCGCGGAGACCTTTACAGAGTGGACCTTCCGCCAGAAGGGCACCCAGGAGTTCGTCAAG ATCCTGCGCTATGAGAACGAGGTGCTGCAGCTGGAGGAGGACGAGCGCTTCGAGGGCCGTGTGGTGTGGAACGGAAGCCGGGGCACCAAGGACCTGCAGGACCTGTCCATCTTCATCACCAACGTCACCTACAACCACTCGGGTGACTACCAGTGCCACGTCTACCGCCTGCTCTTCTTCGACAACTACGAGCACAACACCAGCGTTGTCAAAAAGATCCACCTCGAGGTGGTGGACAAGG CCAACAGAGACATGGCGTCCATCGTGTCGGAGATCATGATGTACGTGCTCATCGTGGTGCTGACCATCTGGCTCGTGGCGGAGATGGTGTACTGCTACAAGAAGATCGCGGCCGCCACGGAGGCCGCCGCACAGGAGAACGC CTCGGAGTACCTGGCCATCACCTCAGAAAGCAAAGAGAACTGTACGGGCGTCCAGGTGGCCGAATAG
- the GRAMD1A gene encoding protein Aster-A isoform X3 — MFDTTPHSGRSTPSSSPSLRKRLQLLPTSRAPLEPEPGTMVEKGSDSSSEKGGVPGTPSTQSLGSRNFIRNSKKMQSWYSMLSPTYKQRNEDFRKLFSKLPEAERLIVDYSCALQRDILLQGRLYLSENWICFYSNIFRWETTISIQLKEVTCLKKEKTAKLIPNAIQICTESEKHFFTSFGARDRCFLLIFRLWQNALLEKTLSPRELWHLVHQCYGSELGLTSEDEDYVCPLQLNGLGTPKDVGDVIALSDITPSGAADHSQEASPVGSRRGRLTPNLSRASSDADHGVEEDKEEQTDSQPDASSSQTVTPVAEPLSAEPTPPDGPTALGPLDLLPSDELLTDTSNSSSSTGEEADLAALLPDLSGRLLINAVFHVGAERLQQMLFSDSPFLQAFLQQCKFTDVTLSPWSGDSKCHQRRVLTYTIPISNPLGPKSASVVETQTLFRRGPQAGGCVVDSEVLTQGIPYQDYFYTAHRYCILGLARNKARLRVSSEIRYRKQPWSLVKSLIEKNSWSGIEEYFRHLERELAKAEKLALEEGGKDARGLLSGLRRRKRPLSWRGHGDGPQHPDPDPCARAGMHTSGSLSSRFSEPSVDQGPGAGIPNALVLISVVLIVLIALNVLLFYRLWSLERTAHTFETWHSLALAKGKFPQTATEWAEILALQKQFHSVEVHKWRQILRASVELLDEMKFSLEKLHQGIAVPEPPFDSQPQPDDSFS; from the exons ATGTTCGA CACCACGCCCCACTCTGGCCGGAGCACGCCGAGCAGCTCCCCATCTCTCCGCAAGCGGCTGCAGCTCTTGCCCACAAGCCGAGCCCCGCTGGAGCCAGAACCGGGCACCATGGTGGAGAAGGGGTCAGACAGCTCCTCGGAGAAGGGCGGGGTGCCTGGGACACCCAGCACCCAGAGCCTCGGCAGCCGGAACTTCATCCGCAACAGCAAG AAGATGCAGAGCTGGTACAGT ATGCTGAGCCCCACCTACAAGCAGCGGAACGAGGACTTCCGGAAGCTGTTCAGCAAGCTCCCTGAAGCCGAGCGCCTCATCGTGG ATTACTCCTGTGCCTTGCAGCGTGACATCCTCCTCCAGGGCCGCCTCTATCTCTCCGAGAACTGGATCTGTTTCTACAGCAACATCTTCCGCTGGGAGACGACG ATTTCCATCCAGCTGAAGGAAGTGACGTGTCTGAAGAAGGAGAAGACGGCCAAGCTGATCCCCAACGCCATCCAGATCTGCACCGAGAGCGAGAAG CATTTCTTCACCTCCTTCGGGGCCCGGGACCGCtgcttcctcctcatcttccGCCTCTGGCAGAATGCACTACTTGAAAAG ACGCTGAGTCCCCGCGAGCTCTGGCACCTGGTGCACCAGTGTTACGGCTCAGAGCTGGGCCTCACCAGCGAGGACGAGGACTATGTCTGCCCCTTGCAGCTGAACGGTCTGGG GACCCCCAAGGACGTGGGAGATGTGATCGCCCTGAGTGACATCACCCCCTCGGGGGCAGCGGACCACAGCCAGGAGGCGAGCCCCGTGGGTTCACGCCGTGGCCGCCTCACCCCCAACCTTTCCCGGGCCAGCAGCGATGCGGACCACGGG GTCgaggaggacaaggaggagcAGACAGACAGCCAGCCAGACGCCTCCTCCAGCCAGACAGTGACCCCGGTGGCTGAACCCCTGAGCGCGGAGCCCACCCCGCCTGACGGGCCCACCGCCCTGGGCCCTTTGGACCTGCTGCCCAGTGACGAGCTGCTGACAGACACGAGTAACTCCTCCTCGTCCACGGGGGAGGAAG CGGACCTGGCCGCCCTGCTCCCCGACCTCTCCGGCCGCCTCCTCATCAACGCCGTCTTCCACGTGGGCGCCGAGCGGCTGCAGCAGATGCTCTTCTCAGACTCGCCCTTCCTGCAGGCCTTCCTGCAGCAGTGCAAGTTCACAG ACGTGACCTTGAGCCCCTGGAGCGGGGACAGCAAGTGCCACCAGCGCCGGGTACTCACCTACACCATCCCCATCAGCAACCCGCTGGGTCCCAAGAGCGCCTCGGTGGTGGAGACACAG ACGCTGTTCCGGCGAGGCCCGCAGGCGGGCGGCTGCGTGGTGGACTCGGAGGTGCTGACGCAGGGCATCCCGTACCAGGACTACTTCTACACGGCCCACCGCTACTGCATCCTGGGCCTGGCCCGGAACAAGGCCCGCCTCCG AGTGTCCTCCGAGATCCGCTACCGGAAGCAGCCCTGGAGCCTCGTGAAATCTCTCATCGAGAAGAACTCATGGAGCGGCATTGAAGAGTACTTCCGCCACCTGG AGCGTGAGCTCGCCAAGGCCGAGAAGCTGGCCCTGGAGGAAGGCGGGAAGGATGCCCGGGGCCTGCTGTCAGGCCTGCGGCGGCGCAAGCGGCCCCTGAGCTGGAGGGGCCACGGCGACGGACCCCAGCACCCGGACCCGGACCCCTGCGCTCGCGCTGGCATGCACACCTCAG GCTCCCTCAGCTCCCGCTTCTCGGAACCGTCCGTGGACCAGGGCCCCGGGGCAGGCATCCCCAACGCCCTGGTTCTCATCAGCGTTGT cctgatCGTCCTCATCGCCCTCAATGTCCTCCTCTTTTACCGCCTCTGGTCCCTGGAGAGGACGGCCCACACCTTCGAGACCTGGCACAGCTTGGCCCTGGCCAAGGG CAAGTTCCCCCAGACAGCCACAGAGTGGGCGGAGATCCTGGCCCTGCAGAAGCAGTTCCACAGCGTTGAGGTGCACAAGTGGAGACAGATCCTGCGGGCTTCCGTGGAGCTCCTGGACGAG ATGAAGTTCTCGCTGGAGAAGCTGCATCAAGGCATTGCCGTCCCAGAGCCTCCTTTCGACTCCCAGCCACAGCCCGACGACAGCTTCTCCTGA
- the GRAMD1A gene encoding protein Aster-A isoform X4: MVEKGSDSSSEKGGVPGTPSTQSLGSRNFIRNSKKMQSWYSMLSPTYKQRNEDFRKLFSKLPEAERLIVDYSCALQRDILLQGRLYLSENWICFYSNIFRWETTISIQLKEVTCLKKEKTAKLIPNAIQICTESEKHFFTSFGARDRCFLLIFRLWQNALLEKTLSPRELWHLVHQCYGSELGLTSEDEDYVCPLQLNGLGTPKDVGDVIALSDITPSGAADHSQEASPVGSRRGRLTPNLSRASSDADHGVEEDKEEQTDSQPDASSSQTVTPVAEPLSAEPTPPDGPTALGPLDLLPSDELLTDTSNSSSSTGEEADLAALLPDLSGRLLINAVFHVGAERLQQMLFSDSPFLQAFLQQCKFTDVTLSPWSGDSKCHQRRVLTYTIPISNPLGPKSASVVETQTLFRRGPQAGGCVVDSEVLTQGIPYQDYFYTAHRYCILGLARNKARLRVSSEIRYRKQPWSLVKSLIEKNSWSGIEEYFRHLERELAKAEKLALEEGGKDARGLLSGLRRRKRPLSWRGHGDGPQHPDPDPCARAGMHTSGSLSSRFSEPSVDQGPGAGIPNALVLISVVLIVLIALNVLLFYRLWSLERTAHTFETWHSLALAKGKFPQTATEWAEILALQKQFHSVEVHKWRQILRASVELLDEMKFSLEKLHQGIAVPEPPFDSQPQPDDSFS; this comes from the exons ATGGTGGAGAAGGGGTCAGACAGCTCCTCGGAGAAGGGCGGGGTGCCTGGGACACCCAGCACCCAGAGCCTCGGCAGCCGGAACTTCATCCGCAACAGCAAG AAGATGCAGAGCTGGTACAGT ATGCTGAGCCCCACCTACAAGCAGCGGAACGAGGACTTCCGGAAGCTGTTCAGCAAGCTCCCTGAAGCCGAGCGCCTCATCGTGG ATTACTCCTGTGCCTTGCAGCGTGACATCCTCCTCCAGGGCCGCCTCTATCTCTCCGAGAACTGGATCTGTTTCTACAGCAACATCTTCCGCTGGGAGACGACG ATTTCCATCCAGCTGAAGGAAGTGACGTGTCTGAAGAAGGAGAAGACGGCCAAGCTGATCCCCAACGCCATCCAGATCTGCACCGAGAGCGAGAAG CATTTCTTCACCTCCTTCGGGGCCCGGGACCGCtgcttcctcctcatcttccGCCTCTGGCAGAATGCACTACTTGAAAAG ACGCTGAGTCCCCGCGAGCTCTGGCACCTGGTGCACCAGTGTTACGGCTCAGAGCTGGGCCTCACCAGCGAGGACGAGGACTATGTCTGCCCCTTGCAGCTGAACGGTCTGGG GACCCCCAAGGACGTGGGAGATGTGATCGCCCTGAGTGACATCACCCCCTCGGGGGCAGCGGACCACAGCCAGGAGGCGAGCCCCGTGGGTTCACGCCGTGGCCGCCTCACCCCCAACCTTTCCCGGGCCAGCAGCGATGCGGACCACGGG GTCgaggaggacaaggaggagcAGACAGACAGCCAGCCAGACGCCTCCTCCAGCCAGACAGTGACCCCGGTGGCTGAACCCCTGAGCGCGGAGCCCACCCCGCCTGACGGGCCCACCGCCCTGGGCCCTTTGGACCTGCTGCCCAGTGACGAGCTGCTGACAGACACGAGTAACTCCTCCTCGTCCACGGGGGAGGAAG CGGACCTGGCCGCCCTGCTCCCCGACCTCTCCGGCCGCCTCCTCATCAACGCCGTCTTCCACGTGGGCGCCGAGCGGCTGCAGCAGATGCTCTTCTCAGACTCGCCCTTCCTGCAGGCCTTCCTGCAGCAGTGCAAGTTCACAG ACGTGACCTTGAGCCCCTGGAGCGGGGACAGCAAGTGCCACCAGCGCCGGGTACTCACCTACACCATCCCCATCAGCAACCCGCTGGGTCCCAAGAGCGCCTCGGTGGTGGAGACACAG ACGCTGTTCCGGCGAGGCCCGCAGGCGGGCGGCTGCGTGGTGGACTCGGAGGTGCTGACGCAGGGCATCCCGTACCAGGACTACTTCTACACGGCCCACCGCTACTGCATCCTGGGCCTGGCCCGGAACAAGGCCCGCCTCCG AGTGTCCTCCGAGATCCGCTACCGGAAGCAGCCCTGGAGCCTCGTGAAATCTCTCATCGAGAAGAACTCATGGAGCGGCATTGAAGAGTACTTCCGCCACCTGG AGCGTGAGCTCGCCAAGGCCGAGAAGCTGGCCCTGGAGGAAGGCGGGAAGGATGCCCGGGGCCTGCTGTCAGGCCTGCGGCGGCGCAAGCGGCCCCTGAGCTGGAGGGGCCACGGCGACGGACCCCAGCACCCGGACCCGGACCCCTGCGCTCGCGCTGGCATGCACACCTCAG GCTCCCTCAGCTCCCGCTTCTCGGAACCGTCCGTGGACCAGGGCCCCGGGGCAGGCATCCCCAACGCCCTGGTTCTCATCAGCGTTGT cctgatCGTCCTCATCGCCCTCAATGTCCTCCTCTTTTACCGCCTCTGGTCCCTGGAGAGGACGGCCCACACCTTCGAGACCTGGCACAGCTTGGCCCTGGCCAAGGG CAAGTTCCCCCAGACAGCCACAGAGTGGGCGGAGATCCTGGCCCTGCAGAAGCAGTTCCACAGCGTTGAGGTGCACAAGTGGAGACAGATCCTGCGGGCTTCCGTGGAGCTCCTGGACGAG ATGAAGTTCTCGCTGGAGAAGCTGCATCAAGGCATTGCCGTCCCAGAGCCTCCTTTCGACTCCCAGCCACAGCCCGACGACAGCTTCTCCTGA
- the GRAMD1A gene encoding protein Aster-A isoform X2 yields MSPESWNTTPHSGRSTPSSSPSLRKRLQLLPTSRAPLEPEPGTMVEKGSDSSSEKGGVPGTPSTQSLGSRNFIRNSKKMQSWYSMLSPTYKQRNEDFRKLFSKLPEAERLIVDYSCALQRDILLQGRLYLSENWICFYSNIFRWETTISIQLKEVTCLKKEKTAKLIPNAIQICTESEKHFFTSFGARDRCFLLIFRLWQNALLEKTLSPRELWHLVHQCYGSELGLTSEDEDYVCPLQLNGLGTPKDVGDVIALSDITPSGAADHSQEASPVGSRRGRLTPNLSRASSDADHGVEEDKEEQTDSQPDASSSQTVTPVAEPLSAEPTPPDGPTALGPLDLLPSDELLTDTSNSSSSTGEEADLAALLPDLSGRLLINAVFHVGAERLQQMLFSDSPFLQAFLQQCKFTDVTLSPWSGDSKCHQRRVLTYTIPISNPLGPKSASVVETQTLFRRGPQAGGCVVDSEVLTQGIPYQDYFYTAHRYCILGLARNKARLRVSSEIRYRKQPWSLVKSLIEKNSWSGIEEYFRHLERELAKAEKLALEEGGKDARGLLSGLRRRKRPLSWRGHGDGPQHPDPDPCARAGMHTSGSLSSRFSEPSVDQGPGAGIPNALVLISVVLIVLIALNVLLFYRLWSLERTAHTFETWHSLALAKGKFPQTATEWAEILALQKQFHSVEVHKWRQILRASVELLDEMKFSLEKLHQGIAVPEPPFDSQPQPDDSFS; encoded by the exons ATGAGTCCGGAGTCTTGGAA CACCACGCCCCACTCTGGCCGGAGCACGCCGAGCAGCTCCCCATCTCTCCGCAAGCGGCTGCAGCTCTTGCCCACAAGCCGAGCCCCGCTGGAGCCAGAACCGGGCACCATGGTGGAGAAGGGGTCAGACAGCTCCTCGGAGAAGGGCGGGGTGCCTGGGACACCCAGCACCCAGAGCCTCGGCAGCCGGAACTTCATCCGCAACAGCAAG AAGATGCAGAGCTGGTACAGT ATGCTGAGCCCCACCTACAAGCAGCGGAACGAGGACTTCCGGAAGCTGTTCAGCAAGCTCCCTGAAGCCGAGCGCCTCATCGTGG ATTACTCCTGTGCCTTGCAGCGTGACATCCTCCTCCAGGGCCGCCTCTATCTCTCCGAGAACTGGATCTGTTTCTACAGCAACATCTTCCGCTGGGAGACGACG ATTTCCATCCAGCTGAAGGAAGTGACGTGTCTGAAGAAGGAGAAGACGGCCAAGCTGATCCCCAACGCCATCCAGATCTGCACCGAGAGCGAGAAG CATTTCTTCACCTCCTTCGGGGCCCGGGACCGCtgcttcctcctcatcttccGCCTCTGGCAGAATGCACTACTTGAAAAG ACGCTGAGTCCCCGCGAGCTCTGGCACCTGGTGCACCAGTGTTACGGCTCAGAGCTGGGCCTCACCAGCGAGGACGAGGACTATGTCTGCCCCTTGCAGCTGAACGGTCTGGG GACCCCCAAGGACGTGGGAGATGTGATCGCCCTGAGTGACATCACCCCCTCGGGGGCAGCGGACCACAGCCAGGAGGCGAGCCCCGTGGGTTCACGCCGTGGCCGCCTCACCCCCAACCTTTCCCGGGCCAGCAGCGATGCGGACCACGGG GTCgaggaggacaaggaggagcAGACAGACAGCCAGCCAGACGCCTCCTCCAGCCAGACAGTGACCCCGGTGGCTGAACCCCTGAGCGCGGAGCCCACCCCGCCTGACGGGCCCACCGCCCTGGGCCCTTTGGACCTGCTGCCCAGTGACGAGCTGCTGACAGACACGAGTAACTCCTCCTCGTCCACGGGGGAGGAAG CGGACCTGGCCGCCCTGCTCCCCGACCTCTCCGGCCGCCTCCTCATCAACGCCGTCTTCCACGTGGGCGCCGAGCGGCTGCAGCAGATGCTCTTCTCAGACTCGCCCTTCCTGCAGGCCTTCCTGCAGCAGTGCAAGTTCACAG ACGTGACCTTGAGCCCCTGGAGCGGGGACAGCAAGTGCCACCAGCGCCGGGTACTCACCTACACCATCCCCATCAGCAACCCGCTGGGTCCCAAGAGCGCCTCGGTGGTGGAGACACAG ACGCTGTTCCGGCGAGGCCCGCAGGCGGGCGGCTGCGTGGTGGACTCGGAGGTGCTGACGCAGGGCATCCCGTACCAGGACTACTTCTACACGGCCCACCGCTACTGCATCCTGGGCCTGGCCCGGAACAAGGCCCGCCTCCG AGTGTCCTCCGAGATCCGCTACCGGAAGCAGCCCTGGAGCCTCGTGAAATCTCTCATCGAGAAGAACTCATGGAGCGGCATTGAAGAGTACTTCCGCCACCTGG AGCGTGAGCTCGCCAAGGCCGAGAAGCTGGCCCTGGAGGAAGGCGGGAAGGATGCCCGGGGCCTGCTGTCAGGCCTGCGGCGGCGCAAGCGGCCCCTGAGCTGGAGGGGCCACGGCGACGGACCCCAGCACCCGGACCCGGACCCCTGCGCTCGCGCTGGCATGCACACCTCAG GCTCCCTCAGCTCCCGCTTCTCGGAACCGTCCGTGGACCAGGGCCCCGGGGCAGGCATCCCCAACGCCCTGGTTCTCATCAGCGTTGT cctgatCGTCCTCATCGCCCTCAATGTCCTCCTCTTTTACCGCCTCTGGTCCCTGGAGAGGACGGCCCACACCTTCGAGACCTGGCACAGCTTGGCCCTGGCCAAGGG CAAGTTCCCCCAGACAGCCACAGAGTGGGCGGAGATCCTGGCCCTGCAGAAGCAGTTCCACAGCGTTGAGGTGCACAAGTGGAGACAGATCCTGCGGGCTTCCGTGGAGCTCCTGGACGAG ATGAAGTTCTCGCTGGAGAAGCTGCATCAAGGCATTGCCGTCCCAGAGCCTCCTTTCGACTCCCAGCCACAGCCCGACGACAGCTTCTCCTGA